Within Dreissena polymorpha isolate Duluth1 chromosome 13, UMN_Dpol_1.0, whole genome shotgun sequence, the genomic segment TAATCCAATGACATGTACATTCAAATTCAATTGAGTATCAAAAATGGGCTATAAGCATAACGTTAGAAGCGTTCTGGGAAAcgtgagcttaatgcatgtgcataaatgtcgtccaagatcagcctgtgctgtctgTACAGTCTAATCAGTAAGGACACTTTAAGCTTCAAAAGGAATCTTGTTTAGAAAAGACATTCCTTTACCTAAAAACTCCATAAAACCAGAAATGTCCTCTCTGATTATTATATGCGGAATAATAAGCCAagggatgacacattacacattTGCATGAccagtttacccagaacaaggctcaattctACATTCAGGTATGACTTAAACATGATTTTACCTGCAGGTATGAGTTTGAACAAGGTGGAGGTAGAGAGAGGTAAGTTCCTGCTGGCGGAGGACGAACTCGTAAAAAGGGAAGATCGACTGGCCAAGGAGAAGACGGACCTTGCCATACGACGCCTCAGAAAGGAAGAGAAAAAGGCTGCGGCAGGCTGAAAGAAACCTCCGCAACCAGCACAGGTATTAGGATAGTTTTCTGTCAGAACATTTTTTGTCTTTATAAAAAATTTAGCGATCTGGCAAACTTTGAATGGTTAGCCGATAAAATTGCAAAATGGTCAcagatatttgtttttatttaaatattctgaGTTTATAtctaataattaattattttgactaaTCAATTTCAGGGCtgatgtaaaataacaaaattcaaggtcaaggacacataCAGTAAAAAAATTCAAGTTACCATTTTATATCCACTTCATAACGCCTGTCTTTTTtaggatttttattaaaatttgaacaactTGCAAACTATTTTGCTCAATAAATCCGTGGAAATAAGCATAAGCAAGTCACAccagctcaaggtcaaggtcacacatgaaGGTCATATGTTTGAGCCTATATTTGTGTatcttttctttaaatttatcaCATTAAGTCAATGTAAAGAATCTATGAGACAGTCTCATCAcgccaaggtcaaggtaacacttagcTCGAAAGGTTCATGGTTGGGGATAAAACTGTCCTTCTGACAGCTTTGTTAGTGTAGTTGCTGTAATGATGGGTGTGTTACTGTTTTCATGACCCAGCTCgtttattatccccgccgaaatttTTTTCGTaagggatatagtaattggtcctgtccgtctgtccgtccgtctggctgaaactttgtccggcgCAAAACTCcgaatctattcaatggatttactttaaacttagaatataaacagatggcaactaggagatgtgcagtgaccaagaaccataactctatctaccttagtttttgaattatctccccttttatataactttaaaataaatttttgtccggagcataactctaaatatactaaagcgatttacttgaaacttgaaatataaacagatggcaactaggagaagtgcagtgaccaaaaaccacaactctatctaccttagttttttaattatctcccctttatataattttaaagtaaatttttgtccggagcataactctaaatctactgaagggatttacttgaaacttgaaatataaacagatggcaactaggagaagtgcagtgaccaagaacctcaactctatctaccttagtctttgaattatctcccttttatataattttaaagtaaatttttgtccgtagCATAACTCTAAAccactgaagggatttacttgaaacttgaaatataaacagatggcaagtaggaaaagtgcagtgactaagaaccataactctatctaccttagtttttgaattatctccccttttatataactttaaagtaaatttttaccggagcataactctaaatctactaaagggattacttgaaacttgaaatataaacatatggcaactaggagaagtgcagtgaccaagaaccataactctatctaccttagttgtgaattatctgcccttttatataattttaaagtaaattttgtccggagcataactctaaatctactgaagggatttacttgaaacttgaagcttaaacagatggcaagtaggaaaagtgcagtgactaagaaccataactttatctaccttagtgtatgaattatatccctttatttaatttcaaagtaattttttgtccggagcataatgaattatctccctttatttgtttttaccaatattattctactctctaaaacaaatgttgtcatacaagcaaacacatttttgcggggatttggcactactgtgacaagctcttgtttgttttgaacatttccatttttttaaatgtttcagaACGCACTATGAGATCATGAGAGAGAAACAGAGACTCCAGGACCAGCTGGCAGAGAACGCCAAACAGAGCAGTGAGAAACACAGCAAGTTTGTCTCTGACACCATGCACAAGTAAGTAGGCCTGGAAGAGTGATTTTTTTACACAATACCTTGAAAGCACCAGCTTTTATCCCTTTTCCTCTCATATTCCCCCTTTGACCCAATTTTGTCTCTTAGAAAATTAAGTTAATTTTTAGACATTTCTtaatagatttaagttttaaagttttcatttcgAGCCCGtcgatactgatgaacagcaagcAGCATAAGACCTTAAAAGACAGGAGTTTACTTGCAAGTTGTTGTGGTtctatgctggttgcacatagcctttttatgcccccggatcgaatgatcggggattCGATCCGGGCATATTGTttctggcctgtctgtctgtcttttgtcccaaaactttaaccttggttaaagtttgataacttttgcaatattgaagatagcaacttcatatttggcatgcatgtgtatcttatagagctgcacattttgagttgtgaaaagtcaaggtcaaggtgatcattcaaggtcaaagatcaaatattattgtatttttttcctaAAACTACTCTTCGTGAatgtttggtcataactttttaaatattgaagatagcattttgatatttggcatgcatgtgcatctcattaagctgcacattttgagtggtgaaaggtcaaggtcatccttcaaggtcaaaagttattaaaaataaaacatccaagggaagtaataagctttagaagggagataatttctaattCTACCAAATGATgtattcaaattttattttaaagcggcgcaatagagggcattgtgtttctgacgaacacatctcttgttaactttgttctgagcgggaaagggtttaCTAAATCTACTGTAATCTGCAATCTACTGTTAGGTTAAAACAGCGTCAAGAAGAGGAGAACAAGCGATACCAGGAAAACATGACCAAGAAAATGGACATGCTGCTTAAACTGAAGAGTGACATACAAGCAAACCGGGTAGCGCCTCTCTTACTGTCAGGATATTTATGTGCAATACCATTTAGTCTTGCTCTGGCTCCTCTGCGtgaagtgttgtgccagattatcTTGTgctttctgcacaggcttatcagggactacacttttatggaatatttcgaTTAAagaggaagtctcttttaaaaataacaaccaTTGTAGGTGGAAAGTTCTCCCTGATTAGTCTGtccagactgcacagtctaatcagggacgatatttaACTCTTATGCATTAGCCCCATTTTTGAAGATCAAGGTCCATTAATGTACTCATTGCCTCATAAAGTATGGACATTATATAAAacccataaaataatagttataagataaatataataatgaaaacgaaatatacaatataaataatataataataatatgatattaaataaaacacataccagtaaaatagcttttttaagtgaaaaaaatatttatacatacattCTCATGTTTTAATTCCCAGGACAATCTAAAGGCGTTGAGGGCCCGAGACAAGGCGGCCGAGAGACGTGAAGAGGAGAAGCTGGAACAGGTGCGGCAGAAGATCCTGGAGGAGGGAGGCAACCCTGACCAGATACTCCTCATTCAGAAACGCATCAGCGATGTACAGAGACAGAAGAGGTGGGTGTGCACTTAAAGGAAGCTGTGCTTGGTATAATTAATTTGCCTAAATAAGATTGCTGGTTTTTGCTTGTCCAGTATAGCCGGATGTCATGGCCGCATTTTGTGTGAATTTCAAGAATGAagttaaaggttaaaggtgcggtttacaGTCTGCTTCGATAACATATGCATCTTCAGCTGACTTTGACATTaacccccgatcactgggatttaagtcgtccatTTACATATTGCGCACAAGGCAGCCACGGCAAATttacttatttccctcacaggtacccatttatacacctgggtgaagaggagcaagcgtgggaatTAATATTTTTGCTCAGACAAATCCAGTACCCTAGAGCCGTatttgaaccagggaccttctGACCAGCATCcgaccactagaccactgtccccacaaATAGAATATATATAGATTgtatataaaatcattttattatgttttgttttttctctCTAAAGAATAACATTTTATGCTAGATAGTGTGACAtacaaaaatatcagtgaaataagaTTCGACTGTTTGCTTTTGTTCGAGGTGTAATACAATAAATTGAACTGGCTGCCATTGATGGCAAACACACAATTGGGAAATAAAagcaaatttaaaatatgtgcaatattttttttcaagtaaatgcAGAGAAAGTTTGCTTTCAGTGTAAATATCATCAAAGAAGAAGTGGAaaaaatcatttacatattttattttgctcAAGTTCTCATTGACACTATTGTCTTAATGCAGGCAATTATAGAAAGCATTAAAACTCCAACAACAAACAAGTTGTATCACATCAAGTTGTGAATATTTCAGCAACTTTGAGTCTGAGCAGCGTGAGAAGCAGGCAGCCCTCATGGAGAAGATACTGATAGAGGAGGAAAGGATGAAACGACGCAAACAGCAGCAGCCCCTCCTTTGGGCGGACCCAAACAGGGAAAAAACTAAGGTAAGCTAGACAGGTTGTATAGCAGCCCCTTCTATGGCCAGACCCAAATAGGGAGAAAACTAAGGTAAGTTAGACAGGTTGTATAGCAGCCTCTTCTGTGGGCAGACCCAAACAGGGAGAAAACTCAGGTAAGTTAGACGATTTGTATAGCAGCCCCTTCTATGGGCGGACCCAAACAGGGAGAAAACTAAGGTAAGCTAGACAGGTTGTATAGCAGCCCCTTCTATGGGCTGACCCAAACAGGGAGAAAACTAAGGTAAGCTAGACAGGTTGTATAGCAGCCCCTTCTATGGGCGGACCCAAACAGGGAGAAAACTAAGGTAAGCTAGATGGGTTTGTATAGCAGCCCCTTCTATGGGCGGACCCAAACAGGGAGAAAAACTAAGGTAAGCTAGACAGGTTGTATAGCAGCCCCTTCTATGGGCGGACCCAAACAGGGAGAAAACTAGGTAAGCTAGATGGGTTGTTTAGCAGCCCCTTCTATGGGCGGGACCCAAACAGGGAGAAAACTAAGGTAAGCTAGATGGGTTGTATAGCAGCCCCTTCTATGGGCAGACCTAGACGGGTTGTATAGCAGCCCCTTCTATGGGCAGACCCAAACGGGGAGAAAACTAAGGTAAGCTAGACGGGTTGTATAGCAGCCCCTTCTATGGGCAGACCCAAACGGAGAAAACTAAGGTAAGCTAAACGGGTTGTATAGCAGCCCCTTCTATGGGCAGACCCAAACAGGGAGAAAACTCAGGTAAGCTAGACGGGTTGTATAGCAGCCCCTTCTATGGGCAGACCCAAACAGGGAAAAAACTAAGGTAAGTTAGACGGGTTGTATAGCAGCCCCTTCTATGGGCAGGCCCAAACGGGGAGAAAACTAAGGTAAGGCTAGATGAGTTGTATAGCAGCCCCTTCTATGGGGCAGACCCAAACGGGGAGAAAACTAAGGTAAGCTAGACGGGTTGTATAGCAGCCCCTTCTATGGGCAGACCCAAACAGGGAGAAAACTAAGGTAGTTATACAGGTTGTATAGCAGCCCCTTCTATGGGCGGACCCAAACAGGGAGAAAACTAAGGTAAGCTAGATGGGTTGTATAGCAGCCTCTTCTGTAGGTGGACCCAAACAGGGAGAAAACTAAGGTAAGCTAGACGGGTTGTATAGCAGCCCCTTCTGTGGGCAGACCCGAACAGGGAGAAAACTAAGGTAAGCTAGATGGGTTGTATAGCAGCCCCTTCTATAGGCGGACCCAAACGGGGAGAAAACTAAGGTAAGCTAGATGGGTTGTATAGCAGCGCCTTCTGTGGGCGGACCCAAACAGGGAGAAAACTAAGGTAAGATAAAAACTTTTAGGTTATTTATCAGAGAGAGTTTGTTTAGGCAACTTTAGGTTCATAAATAATAGGCGTATTACTGCTCCCAAAGCAAAGGGCAGtaataaatcaataataagtAGTTCCGCCTATTCTGATTTATAAAAAGCAATATTCGTTCTTTTTCAAGTTAATGCTGAAAAAAATGTGGTTTCTTTTAGCATTTTGCCTGATTGGCAATTTCATATAGGATTGTTTGTTTAGATTTTTATTCAAAAGTGACATTACCAATAATTAACACCCCacaaaatttatgttattttatagttATCAAAATTTAGAAACTTAATTTGGACAGATAATGGCaggctgttttttttatatttccttGTGAATTGTGTCCTTAGATGATTGGTCCACAAAAGAAGAAGCCCCTGAAGACGTTCCAGGAGTATACAAGACTGACTGGAGAGGGCACTGATCTCTCCATTGACCTGCACGACTCCATGGATGATCAGGTACTCACTAC encodes:
- the LOC127854782 gene encoding cilia- and flagella-associated protein 74-like produces the protein MREKQRLQDQLAENAKQSSEKHSKFVSDTMHKLKQRQEEENKRYQENMTKKMDMLLKLKSDIQANRDNLKALRARDKAAERREEEKLEQVRQKILEEGGNPDQILLIQKRISDVQRQKSNFESEQREKQAALMEKILIEEERMKRRKQQQPLLWADPNREKTKMIGPQKKKPLKTFQEYTRLTGEGTDLSIDLHDSMDDQEKYDGEKMQGEDRGDITLPEQPVRDEQSSDSSDGDDNDENAVDLAKPEFEGLWDHHKPYTMPKDLDASTPQTARSL